One genomic region from Ornithinicoccus hortensis encodes:
- a CDS encoding sigma-70 family RNA polymerase sigma factor: MAGPSRADRADDAALLAGLALEDPAVSAAFVRRFQGAVYGLAVAITRDPGLAQDVSQEVFVRSWRAADTYDPRRASVLTWLLTITRNAAIDAVRARRATPTDDEVLGQLVQDALSVPDLAETAQLRLETSRAVRRLHDVSPEQARAVVLAVLAGCTAADVAQREGIPLGTAKTRIRTGLRRLREDAAALQREGERDR, encoded by the coding sequence ATGGCCGGACCCTCGCGCGCGGACCGGGCCGACGACGCCGCCCTGCTGGCCGGGCTGGCGCTGGAGGACCCGGCGGTCTCCGCCGCGTTCGTCCGCAGGTTCCAGGGGGCGGTGTACGGACTGGCGGTCGCCATCACCCGGGACCCGGGCCTGGCGCAGGACGTCAGCCAGGAGGTCTTCGTCCGGTCCTGGCGGGCCGCGGACACCTACGACCCGCGCCGGGCCTCGGTCCTGACCTGGCTGCTCACTATCACCCGCAACGCCGCGATCGACGCGGTCCGGGCGCGGCGGGCGACACCGACCGACGACGAGGTCCTGGGTCAGTTGGTCCAGGACGCCCTGTCCGTGCCGGACCTGGCCGAGACGGCCCAGCTCCGGCTGGAGACCAGCCGGGCGGTGCGCCGGCTGCACGACGTCTCCCCCGAGCAGGCGCGGGCCGTGGTCCTCGCCGTCCTGGCGGGCTGCACCGCCGCGGACGTGGCGCAGCGGGAGGGGATCCCGCTCGGCACGGCCAAGACCCGCATCCGCACCGGTCTGCGCAGGCTCCGGGAGGACGCGGCGGCCCTGCAGCGTGAGGGGGAACGGGACCGATGA
- a CDS encoding VOC family protein encodes MLRGLSTIVYTAEDVAEAVDWYARVLGAEPYFRRPEEGPPAYAEFRIGDYAHELGIMDRRYWPDAAVLDGPASGASVAYWAVDDVRAARQRLLDLGAVALEEVTVRGPGFVTASVRDPFGNVLGIMENQHYQEVLAQRPAGLRG; translated from the coding sequence ATGTTGCGAGGACTGAGCACGATCGTCTACACCGCCGAGGACGTCGCGGAGGCGGTGGACTGGTACGCCCGGGTGCTGGGCGCCGAGCCGTACTTCCGCCGGCCCGAGGAGGGGCCCCCGGCCTACGCCGAGTTCCGGATCGGTGACTACGCCCACGAGCTGGGGATCATGGACCGCCGGTACTGGCCGGACGCCGCCGTCCTGGACGGGCCGGCCAGTGGCGCGTCGGTGGCCTACTGGGCGGTCGACGACGTCCGGGCGGCCCGGCAGCGGCTGCTCGACCTGGGCGCCGTCGCGCTCGAGGAGGTCACCGTCCGCGGCCCGGGGTTCGTCACGGCGTCGGTGCGGGACCCGTTCGGCAACGTGCTCGGCATCATGGAGAACCAGCACTACCAGGAGGTCCTGGCGCAGCGCCCCGCCGGGCTGCGAGGCTGA
- a CDS encoding helix-turn-helix transcriptional regulator, translating to MRADRLVAALLVLQQRGRVTAAELAQELEVSLATARRDLTALAGAGIPVYPQPGRGGGWALVGGARTDLSGLTADEARALFLLIGPAAAVSEEAKSALRKLLQALPRTFRPEAQAAAGATLIDPTRWGEVDRHRPAVVDGLRSAVIAARRVDLSYRDARGETSRRRVDPWVVVDKDDTWYLVAHTERGRRTFRIDRIVAATVTEETFTRPDAATLEAAWAEIVEEVEARRSQSWATVLVPEHLAGVLAHQFGRHLVREQPHADGRARVRVGAPTALDLARHLAGWGSLVEVVGPDTVRDQLGRIGRELAGAYSPRHGPHPGADGTGATPR from the coding sequence ATGCGCGCGGACCGGCTCGTCGCGGCGCTGCTGGTCCTCCAGCAGCGCGGCCGGGTCACGGCCGCCGAGCTGGCGCAGGAGCTCGAGGTCTCGCTGGCCACCGCCCGGCGCGACCTGACAGCGCTGGCGGGCGCCGGCATACCGGTCTATCCGCAGCCCGGGCGGGGTGGCGGCTGGGCCCTGGTGGGCGGGGCGCGGACCGACCTCAGCGGACTCACCGCCGACGAGGCACGGGCGCTGTTCCTGCTGATCGGACCGGCGGCAGCGGTCTCGGAGGAGGCCAAGAGCGCGCTGCGCAAGCTGCTGCAGGCCCTGCCGAGGACGTTCCGCCCGGAGGCGCAGGCCGCGGCCGGCGCCACCCTGATCGACCCGACCCGGTGGGGCGAGGTCGACCGGCACCGCCCCGCCGTGGTGGACGGTCTCCGGTCGGCGGTGATCGCGGCGCGGCGCGTCGACCTCTCCTACCGCGACGCCCGCGGGGAGACCAGCCGCCGCCGGGTCGACCCGTGGGTCGTCGTCGACAAGGACGACACCTGGTACCTCGTGGCGCACACGGAGCGCGGCCGGCGCACCTTCCGGATCGACCGGATCGTGGCCGCGACGGTGACCGAGGAGACCTTCACCCGTCCGGATGCGGCCACGCTGGAGGCCGCCTGGGCAGAGATCGTGGAGGAGGTGGAAGCGCGGCGCTCCCAGAGCTGGGCCACGGTGCTCGTGCCGGAGCACCTCGCGGGCGTCCTGGCCCACCAGTTCGGGCGGCACCTGGTCCGCGAGCAGCCGCACGCCGACGGTCGGGCCCGGGTGCGGGTGGGAGCACCGACCGCGCTGGACCTGGCCCGCCACCTCGCGGGCTGGGGGTCGCTGGTCGAGGTGGTGGGGCCGGACACGGTGAGAGACCAGCTCGGCCGGATCGGGCGCGAGCTGGCCGGCGCCTACTCCCCGCGCCACGGCCCTCACCCTGGCGCGGACGGGACCGGGGCTACTCCCCGGTGA
- a CDS encoding DinB family protein yields MTTPDPASVPDTTTRRVDPPHQGDEVTLLRSYVAFLRASVRLKAQGLDAASLRTRHEPSELTLGGLLKHLALVEHWWFSCVLRGTGYAEPWASVDWDADEDWDHHSADQDSPAELLALYDGAIAESDRITDELLATPEGLDTVALRPPPEGDPVTLRYVLLHMVEEYGRHAGHADLIRESIDGLTGE; encoded by the coding sequence ATGACCACCCCAGACCCAGCTTCCGTGCCGGACACCACGACCCGCCGTGTCGACCCGCCCCACCAGGGTGACGAGGTGACCCTGCTCCGCTCCTACGTCGCGTTCCTGAGGGCCTCCGTGCGACTCAAGGCGCAGGGCCTGGACGCGGCCTCGCTGCGGACCCGGCACGAGCCGTCGGAGCTCACCCTCGGCGGGTTGCTCAAGCACCTGGCGCTGGTCGAGCACTGGTGGTTCTCCTGCGTGCTGCGCGGGACCGGGTATGCCGAGCCGTGGGCGAGCGTGGACTGGGACGCCGACGAGGACTGGGACCATCACAGCGCGGACCAGGACTCTCCGGCCGAGCTCCTCGCGCTCTACGACGGCGCGATCGCCGAGTCCGACCGGATCACCGACGAGTTGCTGGCCACCCCCGAGGGGCTGGACACGGTGGCGCTGCGTCCGCCGCCGGAGGGTGACCCGGTGACGCTGCGCTACGTCCTGCTACACATGGTCGAGGAGTACGGCCGGCACGCCGGCCACGCCGACCTGATCCGGGAGTCGATCGACGGCCTCACCGGGGAGTAG
- the uraD gene encoding 2-oxo-4-hydroxy-4-carboxy-5-ureidoimidazoline decarboxylase: MSSTPAPAAPPESSEEAPRTVHPVDEILPAPKLAVYGMQHVLAFYAGAVVVPILLANAIGLSTEQLIHLINADLFTCGIASIIQSIGFWKVGVKLPLLQGVTFTAVSPMIAIGLAAGGGTDGLLVIYGAVIVAGLFTFLIAPYFSRLIRFFPPVVTGSVISIIGLALLPVAATDAAGGAANFEPTNAKNMAYALGTLLLIVVIQRVFKGFLATVAVLAGLVIGTLVAFVLGDAHFDAVATSDWFGVTTPFYFGWPKFSFAAIVSMIIVMLITAVETTGDVFATGEIVKKRISKDDIARALRADGLSTTIGGVLNSFPYTCFAENVGLVRLTRIKSRYVVAAAGVIMIILGVLPKAGALVAGIPHPVLGGAALAMFATVAVVGIQTLSKVDFDDHRNVVIVATSLGLAMYVTAVPDVAKAVPSWAEILFGSGITLGSITAIVLNFVFFHVGKSRGPAVAGTPGELIRLSEVNAMDQETFTRTFGGIFQGPTWPVERAYGFRPYADTLDLRRAFQEALFSTTQEEQLDLINSYPDLGPAGGQRGADSLRDQSSLGLERLAEAEQEELTDLAAAYRERYGFPLIICVREQTSVEDLLQHGWERMGNPDVQEHAAALVEVAKIAGHRFDDLVAGANPIHSARRRHVSPE; the protein is encoded by the coding sequence ATGTCCTCCACCCCAGCACCCGCTGCTCCCCCAGAATCGTCTGAGGAAGCCCCTCGCACCGTCCACCCGGTCGACGAGATCCTCCCCGCACCCAAGCTCGCCGTCTACGGCATGCAGCACGTCCTCGCGTTCTACGCGGGCGCCGTGGTGGTGCCGATCCTGCTGGCCAACGCCATCGGGTTGTCCACCGAACAACTCATCCACCTGATCAACGCGGACCTGTTCACCTGCGGGATCGCCTCGATCATCCAGTCGATCGGCTTCTGGAAGGTCGGCGTCAAGCTGCCGCTGCTCCAGGGCGTCACGTTCACCGCCGTGTCCCCGATGATCGCGATCGGGCTGGCGGCCGGCGGCGGCACCGACGGCCTGCTGGTGATCTACGGCGCGGTCATCGTGGCCGGCCTGTTCACCTTCCTGATCGCGCCGTACTTCAGCCGGCTGATCCGGTTCTTCCCGCCCGTGGTCACCGGCTCGGTGATCTCCATCATCGGGTTGGCGCTGCTGCCCGTGGCGGCCACCGACGCCGCCGGCGGGGCCGCGAACTTCGAGCCGACCAACGCCAAGAACATGGCCTACGCCCTGGGCACGCTGCTGCTGATCGTGGTGATCCAGCGGGTGTTCAAGGGCTTCCTGGCCACCGTGGCGGTGCTGGCCGGCCTGGTGATCGGCACGCTGGTCGCCTTCGTCCTGGGCGACGCCCACTTCGACGCGGTGGCCACCTCCGACTGGTTCGGGGTGACCACGCCGTTCTACTTCGGCTGGCCGAAGTTCTCCTTCGCCGCGATCGTCTCGATGATCATCGTCATGCTGATCACCGCGGTCGAGACGACCGGTGACGTCTTCGCCACCGGCGAGATCGTCAAGAAGCGGATCAGCAAGGACGACATCGCCCGGGCGCTGCGGGCCGACGGCCTGTCCACCACCATCGGTGGCGTCCTGAACTCCTTCCCCTACACCTGTTTCGCCGAGAACGTCGGGCTGGTCCGGCTCACCCGGATCAAGAGCCGCTACGTCGTGGCGGCGGCCGGCGTCATCATGATCATCCTGGGCGTGCTGCCCAAGGCCGGTGCGCTGGTCGCGGGCATCCCGCACCCGGTGCTCGGCGGTGCCGCGCTGGCGATGTTCGCCACCGTCGCCGTGGTCGGCATCCAGACGCTGTCCAAGGTGGACTTCGACGACCACCGCAACGTGGTCATCGTGGCCACCAGCCTGGGCCTGGCGATGTACGTCACCGCCGTGCCGGATGTCGCCAAGGCGGTGCCGAGCTGGGCCGAGATCCTGTTCGGCAGCGGCATCACGCTGGGCAGCATCACCGCCATCGTGCTGAACTTCGTCTTCTTCCACGTGGGCAAGAGCCGCGGCCCGGCCGTGGCCGGCACCCCCGGCGAGCTGATCCGCCTGTCGGAGGTCAACGCGATGGACCAGGAGACCTTCACGCGGACCTTCGGCGGCATCTTCCAGGGCCCGACGTGGCCGGTCGAGCGGGCCTACGGCTTCCGGCCGTATGCTGACACGCTGGACCTGCGCCGGGCCTTCCAGGAGGCGCTGTTCTCCACCACCCAGGAGGAGCAGCTGGACCTGATCAACAGCTACCCCGACCTGGGCCCGGCCGGTGGGCAGCGCGGCGCGGACTCGCTGCGCGACCAGTCCTCCCTCGGGCTGGAGCGGCTGGCCGAGGCCGAGCAGGAGGAGCTCACCGATCTCGCCGCCGCCTACCGCGAGCGCTACGGGTTCCCGCTGATCATCTGCGTGCGCGAGCAGACCTCCGTCGAGGACCTGCTGCAGCACGGCTGGGAGCGGATGGGCAACCCCGACGTGCAGGAGCACGCCGCCGCCCTCGTGGAGGTCGCCAAGATCGCCGGGCACCGGTTCGACGACCTGGTCGCCGGGGCCAACCCGATCCATTCGGCCCGCAGACGCCACGTTTCGCCGGAGTGA
- a CDS encoding xanthine dehydrogenase small subunit yields the protein MTGLHATVNGTAASLGEITPHTTALNWLRAQGLTGAKEGCAEGECGACAILVARPDESGNTVWTSVNSCLVPAAALDGQEVVTSEGLAADDGTLHPVQQEMAVRGGSQCGYCTPGFVCSMAAEFYRPGRCGGGCGADEAPAAGTAEGSADGQPAHADGHEVGPNGFDLHALSGNLCRCTGYRPIRDAAYAVGSPGEDDPLAQRRDQPAPPPAATRIQREESEFVRPADLAETLEVLAEDPDATLVAGATDYGVEINIRGTRPSRVIAIDRLPELRTFEIGEDRVELGAALTLSEIERRLAGRVPLLDALFPQFASRLIRNGATLGGNLGTGSPIGDSPPVLLALESVLVLAGPGGTREVPLADYFTGYRQTVKEPGELIAAIRFPLPLSTTTAFHKIAKRRFDDISSVAVGYALEISDGVVAKARIGLGGVAATPIRALETERALEGQPWTTETVRHAASLLAAEGTPMDDHRASSRYRAAMLGTSLRKLHAESAPSQEVGA from the coding sequence ATGACTGGGTTGCACGCCACCGTGAACGGCACCGCCGCCTCGCTCGGTGAGATCACGCCACACACCACCGCGCTCAACTGGTTGCGCGCTCAGGGCCTCACCGGGGCGAAGGAGGGCTGCGCCGAGGGCGAGTGCGGCGCCTGCGCCATCCTGGTCGCCCGTCCCGACGAGTCCGGCAACACCGTGTGGACGTCGGTCAACTCCTGCCTGGTGCCGGCCGCCGCGCTGGACGGCCAGGAGGTGGTGACCTCCGAGGGACTGGCCGCCGACGACGGCACGCTGCACCCGGTGCAGCAGGAGATGGCCGTCCGCGGCGGGTCGCAGTGCGGCTACTGCACCCCCGGCTTCGTCTGCAGCATGGCCGCCGAGTTCTACCGCCCCGGCCGCTGCGGCGGCGGGTGCGGGGCGGACGAGGCCCCGGCCGCGGGCACCGCCGAAGGGTCCGCGGACGGGCAGCCCGCCCACGCCGACGGCCACGAGGTGGGCCCCAACGGGTTCGACCTGCACGCGCTGAGCGGCAACCTGTGCAGGTGCACGGGTTACCGCCCGATCCGGGACGCCGCGTATGCCGTGGGGTCGCCCGGGGAGGACGACCCGTTGGCCCAGCGGCGGGACCAGCCCGCGCCCCCGCCGGCCGCCACCCGGATCCAGCGCGAGGAGAGCGAGTTCGTCCGGCCCGCCGACCTGGCGGAGACCCTGGAGGTGCTCGCCGAGGACCCCGACGCCACCCTGGTGGCAGGTGCCACCGACTACGGCGTCGAGATCAACATCCGGGGCACCCGCCCGTCCCGGGTGATCGCGATCGACCGGCTGCCCGAGCTGCGCACCTTCGAGATCGGTGAGGACCGGGTCGAGCTGGGCGCCGCGCTCACCCTGTCCGAGATCGAGCGCCGGCTCGCCGGCCGGGTGCCGCTGCTGGACGCGTTGTTCCCGCAGTTCGCCTCCCGGCTGATCCGCAACGGGGCCACCCTCGGCGGCAACCTGGGCACCGGCAGCCCGATCGGGGACAGCCCGCCGGTGCTGCTGGCGCTGGAGTCGGTGCTGGTGCTGGCCGGACCGGGCGGCACCCGCGAGGTGCCGCTGGCCGACTACTTCACCGGCTACCGGCAGACCGTCAAGGAGCCCGGCGAGCTGATCGCGGCGATCCGGTTCCCGCTGCCGCTGTCGACCACGACCGCCTTCCACAAGATCGCCAAGCGCCGCTTCGACGACATCTCCAGCGTCGCCGTCGGCTATGCGCTCGAGATCAGCGACGGCGTCGTGGCCAAGGCCCGGATCGGACTGGGCGGCGTCGCCGCCACCCCGATCCGCGCGCTGGAGACCGAGCGGGCCCTGGAGGGCCAGCCGTGGACCACGGAGACCGTGCGCCACGCGGCGTCCCTGCTGGCCGCCGAGGGGACCCCGATGGATGACCACCGGGCCAGTTCCCGCTACCGCGCCGCGATGCTCGGCACGTCGCTGCGCAAGCTACACGCCGAGTCCGCACCGTCTCAGGAGGTCGGAGCATGA